In Rhodovulum sulfidophilum DSM 1374, the following are encoded in one genomic region:
- a CDS encoding tyrosine-type recombinase/integrase, translating into MPRRPEGARLYWREKSGQKPYWEIRDAGGIRLSTGTRCREEAEAQLAAYIERKSRPTGPVNPDELSISLCLSIYAEEHAAFVAAPERIGYAIEALDEFWRDLPVSSVTGAMCRRYAATRQRRFRDGRTAPVSPGTIRRELNVLQAAINHCHGEGYLITAPKVTLPPRPDPVERFLTRQEAAWLIRAARNLRRDGRHLADFILHGLYTGSRKDTILGMHIDTPSVSGGHVDTVRGILYRKPMGKAETKKRQRPARLPPRYLAHLRRQAANGRRFVVQDCDGHRVGDIRKGWARAVRLAEELAAGQGIEIDLTMPDGKGGRKYITPHVLKHTAITWAVQRGAFLPDVASYFSTSLETIERVYWHHSPDHQRSAVEAMDRRK; encoded by the coding sequence ATGCCGCGTCGTCCCGAAGGTGCCCGCCTGTATTGGAGAGAGAAGTCAGGACAGAAACCTTATTGGGAGATCCGCGATGCCGGAGGGATCCGTCTCTCGACCGGTACGAGATGTCGCGAAGAGGCTGAAGCTCAGCTCGCGGCCTATATCGAGCGCAAGAGCCGTCCGACCGGTCCCGTAAACCCGGACGAACTGAGCATTTCCCTCTGTCTCTCCATCTACGCCGAAGAGCACGCGGCCTTCGTCGCCGCGCCCGAACGTATCGGCTACGCCATCGAGGCGCTGGATGAATTCTGGCGCGATCTGCCCGTGTCTTCGGTCACCGGCGCGATGTGCCGCCGCTATGCGGCAACCCGCCAGCGCAGGTTCCGCGATGGACGCACCGCTCCCGTCAGTCCCGGCACGATCCGCCGCGAGCTGAACGTCCTGCAGGCGGCCATCAATCACTGCCATGGCGAAGGCTATCTGATCACCGCACCCAAGGTCACGTTGCCGCCCCGGCCTGATCCGGTCGAGAGGTTCCTGACCCGCCAGGAGGCCGCCTGGCTGATCCGCGCCGCACGCAATCTCCGCAGAGATGGACGCCATCTTGCCGATTTCATCCTGCACGGCCTCTATACGGGCAGCCGGAAGGACACGATCCTCGGCATGCATATCGACACGCCCAGCGTTTCCGGCGGCCATGTCGACACCGTCCGCGGCATCCTCTACCGCAAGCCGATGGGCAAGGCCGAGACGAAGAAGCGGCAGCGTCCCGCCCGGCTGCCGCCGCGCTATCTCGCGCATCTCCGGCGCCAGGCCGCGAACGGGCGACGATTCGTGGTCCAGGACTGCGATGGACACAGGGTTGGCGACATCCGGAAGGGCTGGGCGCGGGCGGTACGGCTGGCCGAGGAGCTGGCGGCCGGGCAGGGGATCGAGATCGATCTCACCATGCCCGACGGCAAGGGCGGCCGGAAATACATCACGCCGCATGTCCTGAAGCACACGGCGATCACCTGGGCGGTGCAGCGCGGCGCGTTTCTTCCTGACGTTGCCTCATACTTTTCGACATCTCTGGAAACCATCGAGCGCGTCTACTGGCATCACAGCCCCGACCACCAGAGGAGTGCCGTCGAGGCGATGGACCGCAGGAAATGA
- the casA gene encoding type I-E CRISPR-associated protein Cse1/CasA, with amino-acid sequence MLNLIEAPWIPVLCEDGSRHVVAPWQIAEPGILRPDWPRPDLNLACYELLIGLVFLADPPANNGDWQRRFAPDPDRLKEKLARFAVAFDLLGDGPRFLQDLAPLDGTPNPVDMLFIDSAGANTAKNNADLMVHRDRYGMLDLPLAAMALYTFQAHAPSGGAGNRTSMRGGGPLVTMVDPGDGLWSLVWANVPCGRSSDPDILPWMKPTRLSEKGQKSHPPEGQVFSAEAFFGMPRRLRLVGSGAGIEGVIQKPWGAHYASWKHPLSPYYRLKAGAEWLPKHPRPGRFGYRNWLGVIAREAGSENSELSLSLRDWGQRGGEASVIVAGWAMDNMKPRDFVLSVQPFLDLPIAAEDMLVGLILAADAAAVALRGALAAVLSEGDAREAAREAFFAATEGMFLDHLQTVKAGGSPCADWLNDLRRQALSQFDALAMPGLDRRESDRIREIVEARKTLSGCFAGYGKQGKALFQHLGMEPPVRGNTRKSA; translated from the coding sequence GTGCTCAATCTGATCGAAGCCCCTTGGATTCCGGTTCTCTGCGAGGATGGCTCAAGACATGTTGTTGCTCCCTGGCAAATAGCCGAGCCCGGCATCCTGCGCCCGGACTGGCCGCGTCCCGATTTGAATTTGGCGTGCTATGAGCTTCTGATTGGCCTGGTTTTTCTGGCCGATCCGCCCGCAAACAACGGTGACTGGCAGCGGCGCTTTGCGCCAGATCCGGATCGTTTGAAGGAAAAGCTGGCACGCTTTGCGGTGGCCTTCGATCTGTTGGGCGACGGGCCGAGGTTCTTGCAGGATCTGGCCCCTTTGGACGGGACGCCGAACCCGGTCGATATGCTTTTCATCGACAGCGCCGGGGCGAATACGGCGAAGAACAATGCCGATCTTATGGTGCATCGCGACCGTTATGGCATGCTTGATCTGCCGCTGGCCGCCATGGCGCTCTACACTTTTCAGGCGCATGCGCCTTCGGGGGGCGCCGGCAACCGGACGTCGATGCGGGGCGGCGGCCCGTTGGTGACTATGGTCGACCCGGGAGATGGGCTCTGGTCGCTGGTCTGGGCGAATGTGCCCTGCGGCAGGTCTTCCGATCCCGATATCCTGCCCTGGATGAAACCCACCCGCCTGTCTGAGAAGGGCCAGAAAAGCCATCCGCCAGAGGGGCAGGTCTTTTCGGCTGAGGCCTTTTTTGGCATGCCGCGGCGGCTGCGGCTTGTCGGCTCTGGCGCGGGGATCGAGGGCGTCATCCAAAAGCCGTGGGGGGCGCACTACGCGTCGTGGAAGCATCCCTTGAGCCCATATTACCGGCTTAAGGCCGGTGCGGAATGGTTGCCCAAGCACCCGCGTCCCGGTCGGTTCGGCTATCGCAACTGGCTTGGGGTGATCGCGCGCGAGGCCGGGAGCGAGAACAGTGAGTTGTCGCTGTCGCTTCGCGATTGGGGGCAGCGCGGGGGAGAGGCCTCGGTGATCGTTGCGGGCTGGGCGATGGACAACATGAAGCCGCGTGACTTTGTCCTGTCGGTTCAGCCGTTTCTCGACCTTCCCATTGCGGCCGAAGACATGCTGGTTGGATTGATCCTTGCCGCCGATGCGGCAGCTGTGGCGCTGCGCGGCGCGCTTGCAGCCGTGTTGTCAGAAGGCGACGCCCGGGAGGCTGCACGAGAGGCATTCTTTGCGGCAACCGAGGGCATGTTCCTCGATCACCTTCAGACAGTGAAAGCCGGGGGAAGCCCTTGCGCCGACTGGCTGAACGACCTGCGCAGGCAAGCCCTGAGCCAGTTCGATGCGCTCGCCATGCCCGGACTTGATCGAAGGGAAAGCGATCGGATCCGGGAGATTGTCGAGGCGCGGAAAACCTTGTCGGGCTGCTTTGCAGGCTACGGAAAGCAGGGGAAGGCTCTCTTCCAGCATCTCGGCATGGAGCCTCCGGTGAGGGGTAATACGAGGAAATCGGCATGA
- a CDS encoding DNA adenine methylase has protein sequence MRKTVPATPVAPWMGGKKALNRRIIERIEAIPHRTYVEPFLGMGGVFLRRSWRPRLEVANDLNGEITNLFRVLQRHYPQLMEVMRFQITSRREFERLRACDPATLTDLERAARFLYLQRLAFGGQLRGVFGISPNSGPLFSLAKIGPLLDAAHTRLDGVVFENLPWQDVLARYDGPQALFYLDPPYWGGEDDYGKGLFDRDQFAELAERLGRIKGAFLLSINDRPEIRDLFGAFLIEEVRLTYSVSKGGATPARELIIANREVRVGLV, from the coding sequence ATGCGAAAAACCGTCCCCGCAACCCCCGTCGCCCCGTGGATGGGCGGCAAGAAGGCCCTCAACCGGCGGATCATCGAGCGGATCGAGGCGATCCCGCACCGCACCTATGTCGAGCCCTTCCTCGGCATGGGCGGGGTCTTCCTGCGCCGAAGCTGGCGCCCGCGTCTGGAGGTGGCGAACGACCTGAACGGCGAGATCACCAATCTCTTCCGCGTGTTGCAGCGCCATTATCCCCAGCTGATGGAGGTGATGCGCTTCCAGATCACCTCGCGCCGCGAGTTCGAGCGGCTCCGCGCCTGCGATCCGGCCACGCTGACCGATCTGGAACGTGCCGCGCGCTTCCTCTATCTGCAGCGGCTGGCCTTCGGCGGGCAGCTCCGCGGGGTTTTCGGCATATCGCCGAACAGTGGGCCTCTGTTCAGCCTGGCCAAGATCGGCCCGCTGCTCGACGCCGCTCATACCCGGCTCGACGGCGTGGTCTTCGAGAACCTGCCCTGGCAGGACGTGCTGGCCCGCTATGATGGCCCGCAGGCGCTGTTCTATCTCGATCCGCCCTATTGGGGTGGCGAGGACGATTACGGCAAGGGGCTCTTCGACCGCGACCAGTTCGCCGAGCTGGCCGAGCGCCTGGGCCGGATCAAGGGCGCCTTCCTGCTGTCGATCAACGACCGGCCCGAAATCCGCGATCTGTTCGGCGCCTTCCTGATCGAGGAGGTGCGGCTGACTTACTCGGTCTCGAAGGGCGGCGCGACCCCCGCGCGGGAGTTGATCATCGCCAATCGCGAGGTCAGGGTGGGGCTCGTATGA
- a CDS encoding lysozyme, with the protein MRRILKRGAAATALALSFVGGNEGLKTEAYLDIVGMPTVCFGETRGVALGDSYTPAECRAMFAGRLAEFEAGLDRLIADPVEDLIPARSYVGILDWAYNVGLGAAARSTLIRKLNAGDLRGACDELPRWRFAGGKGIRGLLIRRNKARQLCHEGLDGVPADVPFRWDGA; encoded by the coding sequence ATGCGCAGGATCCTGAAACGCGGCGCCGCCGCCACCGCCCTCGCGCTCAGCTTCGTCGGTGGCAATGAGGGCCTGAAGACAGAGGCCTATCTCGACATCGTCGGCATGCCGACCGTCTGCTTCGGCGAGACCCGGGGCGTCGCGCTCGGCGACAGCTACACGCCCGCCGAGTGCCGGGCGATGTTCGCCGGGAGGCTCGCGGAGTTCGAGGCCGGGCTCGACCGGCTGATCGCGGATCCCGTCGAGGACCTGATCCCGGCCCGGAGCTATGTGGGCATTTTGGACTGGGCCTATAATGTCGGGCTCGGCGCGGCTGCGCGCTCGACCCTGATCCGCAAGCTCAATGCGGGCGATCTGCGCGGCGCCTGCGACGAGCTTCCGCGCTGGCGCTTCGCGGGCGGCAAGGGCATTCGCGGCCTCCTGATCCGCCGCAACAAGGCCCGGCAGCTCTGTCATGAGGGGCTCGACGGCGTTCCGGCCGACGTGCCGTTTCGCTGGGACGGCGCATGA
- a CDS encoding bacteriophage spanin2 family protein, with protein MRALLAALLLAGCGGLPVPLGPNVAANVQAGAENVQGQKVENAPSILRPRAREIRQEQSENRLRADRVETVIVNVIPPWIVLVALIGWIAPSPGEIGRRIGEAVRGRRS; from the coding sequence ATGAGGGCGCTCCTCGCGGCGCTGCTGCTGGCCGGATGCGGCGGGCTGCCCGTGCCGCTCGGGCCAAACGTCGCCGCCAACGTCCAGGCCGGGGCCGAAAACGTCCAGGGCCAGAAGGTCGAAAACGCGCCTTCCATCCTTCGGCCCCGCGCCCGCGAGATCCGCCAGGAGCAATCCGAGAACCGCCTCCGCGCCGACCGCGTCGAGACCGTCATCGTCAATGTCATTCCGCCCTGGATCGTGCTGGTCGCCCTGATCGGATGGATCGCCCCCTCGCCCGGCGAGATCGGGCGGCGGATCGGCGAAGCGGTCAGGGGAAGGCGATCATGA
- a CDS encoding DUF6950 family protein, producing MRRAGWERRLSAAVRDWEDRPFAWGTADCLGFCRAVARSMTWEDPIPGLPDYGSEYGAAKVLVSLGFGSIEALVDAHLARLPVAGARRGDWVMTACEGAMPGAMGVVTGRYAQHMGRNGLVRRPVLTAEAAWRID from the coding sequence GTGAGGCGCGCGGGCTGGGAACGGCGCCTGTCGGCCGCGGTGCGGGACTGGGAGGACCGGCCCTTTGCCTGGGGCACGGCCGATTGCCTGGGCTTCTGCCGGGCCGTCGCCCGGAGCATGACCTGGGAAGATCCGATCCCGGGCCTGCCGGATTACGGTTCGGAATACGGGGCCGCCAAGGTGCTGGTGTCCTTGGGCTTCGGCTCCATCGAGGCGCTGGTCGACGCGCATCTGGCGCGGCTGCCGGTCGCGGGCGCGCGGCGCGGCGACTGGGTGATGACCGCCTGCGAGGGCGCGATGCCGGGCGCCATGGGCGTGGTGACGGGGCGCTATGCGCAGCATATGGGCCGGAACGGCCTCGTGCGCCGCCCGGTCCTGACCGCGGAGGCGGCATGGCGTATCGACTGA
- the cas5e gene encoding type I-E CRISPR-associated protein Cas5/CasD, whose product MQPYLVFSITASLGAMGELAGHERRGSLIWPGRSAILGLLGAAMGIERGGDFSKLDELGLAVAVFDTGAPLRDYHTVETVPSAAAKHPNSRPEALAAARGRTNTTITLRDYRAGPLYGIAVWGEELDAIAAALRRPRYTLYLGRKSCPLAAPPGAKVVDTVSAEEALTHLDLPPWRRLDRRGAPVAARLLVCGSEEGEIVHDVPGDRRHRHFTPRRVTVRNVEIVPGGAG is encoded by the coding sequence ATGCAGCCCTATCTGGTCTTCAGTATCACAGCGTCGCTGGGCGCTATGGGCGAGTTGGCCGGGCATGAGCGGCGCGGTTCCCTGATCTGGCCTGGCCGGTCCGCGATCCTAGGGCTTCTGGGCGCCGCGATGGGGATCGAGCGCGGCGGCGACTTCTCGAAGTTGGACGAGCTCGGTCTGGCCGTTGCCGTGTTCGATACGGGCGCGCCCCTGCGTGACTACCACACCGTGGAAACCGTGCCCTCGGCTGCGGCGAAGCATCCCAATTCCCGCCCCGAGGCGCTTGCTGCGGCGCGGGGGCGTACCAACACGACCATTACCCTACGGGACTATCGTGCCGGGCCACTTTATGGGATCGCTGTCTGGGGAGAGGAACTCGATGCGATTGCTGCCGCTCTGAGGCGCCCCCGTTACACCCTCTATCTCGGCCGAAAGTCCTGCCCCCTCGCGGCCCCCCCGGGGGCAAAGGTGGTCGACACCGTGTCGGCAGAGGAGGCGCTGACCCATCTGGATCTGCCGCCATGGCGCAGGCTGGATCGTCGTGGCGCACCCGTCGCCGCCAGGCTTCTTGTTTGCGGCTCGGAAGAGGGCGAGATCGTCCACGACGTTCCCGGCGACCGGCGACACCGGCATTTCACGCCCCGCCGCGTCACGGTTCGTAACGTCGAAATCGTTCCCGGAGGCGCTGGATGA
- a CDS encoding zinc finger-like domain-containing protein, with protein MAETAPDRIEEIESLARHNCDELAGLTAALEELRTRVAKLEGADAVPAAPQNCPTCRGSGFIRDYWHPYWDNGYTETDCTACGGTGKLTARGATDG; from the coding sequence ATGGCCGAGACTGCACCCGACCGGATCGAGGAGATCGAGAGCCTTGCCCGGCACAATTGCGACGAGCTGGCGGGGCTGACCGCCGCGCTCGAGGAGCTCCGCACCCGTGTTGCCAAACTGGAAGGCGCCGACGCCGTTCCGGCAGCCCCGCAGAACTGCCCCACCTGCCGGGGCAGCGGGTTCATTCGCGACTATTGGCACCCGTATTGGGACAACGGCTACACGGAGACCGACTGTACGGCCTGCGGGGGAACGGGGAAGCTGACGGCCAGAGGCGCGACCGATGGTTGA
- a CDS encoding CRISPR-associated helicase/endonuclease Cas3 has protein sequence MGILDWPGKSASISGSKPHPAAYHMLDVAAVFERLIEPFGVNNRLRDALVLLSALHDLGKISDSFRCMLEERAPQRFRHWQLTEVLLYEFDPFLAEHLGGTPWVRQLLYASVSGHHGRPSKLDLGGLGYPGRRPRDYRLALAAIGSAQADAATTLSRFCELWPDASLDEVTEDHAVTLSWWLSGICTAADWVGSNTSWFQPKAEVTSLEEYLDGTRRVAVDAVCGAGLSGALTKNERLFDFALRPMQTACADVPMIEGPMLAVIEDETGAGKTEAALLLAQRMLLAGKGRGMFVALPTMATADAMFRRAADVVGKLFGEDASLTLAHGRAGLSVAFRDIVNSTARSEDDATCSDWLAESRRRALLADVGVGTIDQALLSVLPVKFQALRHFGLSSKILIVDEVHELGEPYIGAELEALLRMHRAVGGSAILLTATLPMKQRARLLSIYGGLSDSPAYPALTVAGGVARTDLPQATGPKGAVQVVRLANQDDAVAILAEHAGRGSACVWVRNAVDDAISAVELLRSRGIEARLLHARFALSDRKRIEAEILARVGKAGVDRSGFVLVGTQVLEASLDLDFDVMVSDLAPMAALVQRAGRLWRHMDVRPGAARPVPAPILHVLSPDPGEVTSDRWLQSVLDRGAYVYPVADQWRTAKVLFDAGRIEAPSGLRTLIEAVHGEETIPAPDVLSDAESVAEGKGAAARGHAAQNIVELAAGYRMGGQANDDAIYPTRLGEEQRVLVLARWEDGRLFPWAVDMFEGWALSEVSARRSRLDALPLPDQSAPEIMAITRDWPDWKRAEQRLCPVAEDGHICAGLRYDERLGLILGEIATKVGI, from the coding sequence ATGGGCATCCTTGATTGGCCGGGAAAGAGCGCTTCGATAAGCGGTTCGAAGCCACATCCCGCAGCTTATCATATGCTTGACGTGGCTGCAGTTTTTGAACGTCTGATCGAACCTTTCGGGGTGAACAATAGACTTCGCGATGCTCTGGTCCTGCTCTCGGCTCTGCACGATCTTGGCAAGATCAGCGACAGTTTTCGGTGCATGCTCGAAGAACGGGCGCCTCAAAGGTTCCGCCACTGGCAATTGACCGAGGTGCTGCTTTACGAATTCGATCCTTTTCTGGCCGAGCATCTGGGCGGCACCCCGTGGGTTCGTCAGTTGCTATATGCATCTGTTTCGGGGCATCATGGTCGCCCTTCCAAGCTCGATCTGGGCGGCCTTGGCTATCCAGGTCGGCGTCCCCGCGACTACCGGCTTGCTCTTGCAGCAATCGGTAGCGCACAGGCCGATGCCGCCACGACCCTTTCGCGGTTTTGCGAGCTCTGGCCGGACGCTTCACTTGATGAAGTGACGGAAGATCACGCCGTCACGTTGTCTTGGTGGTTGTCAGGAATTTGCACCGCTGCCGACTGGGTCGGATCGAATACAAGTTGGTTCCAGCCCAAGGCGGAGGTTACCAGTCTCGAGGAATACCTAGACGGAACGCGCAGAGTTGCGGTCGACGCGGTGTGCGGGGCAGGTCTGTCCGGCGCGCTGACGAAGAACGAGCGGTTGTTCGACTTCGCGTTGCGTCCGATGCAGACCGCCTGTGCCGATGTTCCGATGATCGAGGGCCCGATGCTGGCTGTGATCGAGGATGAGACCGGCGCCGGGAAGACCGAAGCGGCACTCCTGCTGGCGCAGAGAATGCTCCTGGCGGGCAAGGGGCGGGGAATGTTTGTCGCCCTGCCGACCATGGCAACGGCGGATGCGATGTTTCGGCGTGCGGCAGATGTCGTGGGGAAATTGTTTGGCGAGGACGCGTCGCTCACGCTGGCCCATGGTCGGGCAGGGTTGTCCGTTGCCTTCCGTGACATCGTGAATTCGACTGCCCGCAGCGAAGATGACGCCACCTGCTCGGACTGGCTTGCCGAAAGCCGACGACGGGCATTGCTTGCCGATGTGGGGGTTGGGACCATCGACCAGGCGCTCCTTTCGGTTTTGCCCGTAAAGTTTCAGGCCCTGCGCCATTTCGGGCTGTCTTCGAAGATCCTCATTGTGGATGAGGTGCATGAGTTGGGCGAGCCGTATATCGGTGCCGAGCTGGAGGCTCTTTTGCGTATGCATCGCGCGGTCGGCGGATCTGCGATCTTGCTGACGGCCACCCTTCCAATGAAGCAAAGGGCGCGGCTTCTGTCGATCTATGGAGGGCTCTCGGACAGTCCTGCCTATCCGGCGCTGACGGTCGCGGGAGGTGTCGCTAGGACCGACCTGCCACAGGCGACGGGCCCTAAGGGAGCGGTGCAAGTCGTGCGGCTGGCCAATCAAGATGATGCTGTCGCGATTTTGGCCGAACATGCCGGTCGGGGAAGCGCCTGTGTCTGGGTGCGCAATGCGGTGGACGATGCCATTTCGGCCGTAGAGTTGCTGCGATCGAGGGGCATCGAAGCCCGCTTGTTACATGCGCGCTTTGCGCTTTCTGACCGCAAGCGGATAGAGGCTGAGATCCTGGCACGGGTTGGCAAGGCGGGCGTCGACCGCTCTGGGTTCGTTCTTGTCGGAACGCAGGTTCTCGAGGCCTCGCTCGATCTCGATTTCGACGTAATGGTATCCGATCTGGCCCCGATGGCTGCGTTGGTTCAGCGGGCTGGACGGCTGTGGCGACATATGGATGTCCGGCCTGGGGCTGCGCGCCCGGTTCCAGCCCCGATTCTGCATGTCTTGTCCCCCGATCCCGGGGAAGTCACCAGCGACCGCTGGTTGCAATCCGTTCTCGACCGGGGGGCCTATGTTTATCCTGTCGCCGATCAGTGGCGCACGGCGAAGGTCTTGTTTGACGCGGGGCGGATAGAGGCGCCTTCCGGTCTGCGAACGCTCATCGAGGCGGTGCATGGGGAGGAGACCATTCCTGCCCCCGATGTGTTGAGCGACGCAGAATCCGTGGCGGAGGGGAAGGGGGCTGCGGCTCGTGGACATGCGGCGCAGAATATCGTCGAACTGGCGGCGGGCTATCGCATGGGCGGGCAGGCCAATGACGATGCCATTTATCCGACGCGGCTCGGAGAGGAGCAACGCGTTCTGGTCTTGGCCCGCTGGGAAGATGGCAGGCTTTTTCCATGGGCGGTCGACATGTTCGAAGGTTGGGCGCTGTCCGAGGTTTCGGCGCGCCGCTCTCGCCTCGACGCACTGCCTCTTCCGGATCAGTCCGCTCCGGAGATCATGGCGATTACACGGGATTGGCCGGACTGGAAGCGTGCCGAGCAGCGCTTATGCCCCGTTGCGGAAGACGGACACATCTGCGCGGGCCTGCGATACGATGAAAGACTTGGGCTGATCTTAGGAGAAATAGCCACCAAGGTGGGCATTTAG
- the cas7e gene encoding type I-E CRISPR-associated protein Cas7/Cse4/CasC, whose product MSTFLQFHLLTTYGPSNPNRDDQGRPKQAMVGGSPRLRMSSQSVKRALRESAFFELDLQGNMGIRTKRLFEKLVEHLDTQGVPGDVASEAAAQVAEIFGKLEAPNKADGNRVASTLAFVSPEEWRLAENLAGKIVAGEDMPKEKDLKKLVLRHADGAVDIAMFGRMLAADADFNRDAAVQVAHAITTHTAQAEEDWFSAVDDLNKAEDTGAGHLGETAFGSGVYYQYVCVNADLLVENLDGDRDLAAKGAEALARAIAQTSPRGKQNSFAHHPRAHYVLAEKGTQAPRDLSGAFFSPIREQPILDSSVASLVRTRDDIDAAYGQAWDADCIMHVGVGGTLDEIVLFAGDAVRDA is encoded by the coding sequence ATGAGCACGTTTCTGCAGTTTCATCTGCTGACGACCTATGGCCCTTCGAACCCGAACCGTGACGATCAGGGACGTCCCAAGCAGGCCATGGTGGGGGGCAGTCCGCGACTGCGGATGTCTTCACAATCCGTCAAGCGTGCCTTGCGCGAGAGCGCGTTCTTCGAGCTCGATCTGCAGGGGAACATGGGCATCCGAACCAAACGGCTCTTTGAAAAGCTTGTCGAGCACTTGGACACGCAAGGTGTTCCGGGTGATGTGGCATCCGAAGCAGCCGCCCAGGTGGCAGAGATATTCGGTAAGCTGGAAGCGCCGAACAAGGCTGATGGAAACCGCGTGGCGTCGACCCTTGCGTTCGTCTCGCCGGAAGAATGGCGGCTGGCCGAGAACCTCGCGGGCAAGATCGTTGCCGGTGAAGATATGCCCAAGGAGAAGGATCTGAAAAAACTGGTCCTGCGCCACGCCGATGGAGCCGTCGATATCGCGATGTTCGGGCGGATGCTGGCTGCCGATGCCGATTTCAACCGCGACGCCGCAGTCCAGGTCGCCCATGCCATCACGACCCATACGGCCCAGGCCGAGGAAGACTGGTTCTCGGCCGTGGATGACCTGAACAAAGCCGAGGATACCGGGGCCGGGCATCTTGGAGAAACGGCGTTCGGGTCGGGCGTCTATTACCAGTATGTTTGCGTGAATGCAGATCTTCTGGTCGAGAATTTGGACGGTGATCGTGACCTTGCTGCGAAGGGCGCCGAAGCCTTGGCGCGTGCGATCGCTCAGACCTCGCCGCGCGGCAAGCAGAACAGTTTCGCCCATCATCCCCGGGCTCATTACGTTTTGGCCGAAAAGGGGACGCAGGCGCCACGTGATCTCTCCGGGGCCTTCTTCTCGCCGATCAGGGAGCAACCGATCCTTGACAGCTCGGTGGCGTCGCTGGTCCGGACCCGGGACGACATCGATGCGGCTTATGGGCAGGCATGGGACGCCGATTGCATAATGCATGTTGGGGTGGGCGGAACGCTGGACGAGATCGTCCTGTTTGCGGGTGATGCCGTGCGAGACGCCTGA
- the casB gene encoding type I-E CRISPR-associated protein Cse2/CasB: MSDDPKSPGAIARGWWRANLGARESAAARALAARLRRAAPMAALCEPAVMELARALHMGPGKADSLVRLVCLLAEVREEDAATLARRLGGSDPTMSPLRFQRLMRAEGDELIALLRRAVGMADRRCNVAALAQDLLYWEEARPRWCFHYFGADAPRDDLKESVK; the protein is encoded by the coding sequence ATGAGCGACGATCCGAAATCCCCAGGGGCAATCGCCCGTGGGTGGTGGCGCGCGAATCTTGGCGCCCGAGAGAGCGCCGCCGCACGGGCGCTGGCTGCGCGGCTCCGCCGGGCCGCGCCGATGGCTGCGCTGTGCGAGCCCGCCGTCATGGAACTGGCTAGGGCATTGCATATGGGGCCTGGAAAGGCGGACAGTCTTGTGCGGCTGGTATGCCTGCTGGCAGAGGTGCGCGAAGAGGATGCCGCGACACTTGCCCGACGGCTGGGCGGGAGCGATCCGACAATGTCACCGCTCAGGTTTCAGCGCCTCATGAGGGCGGAAGGCGATGAGTTGATCGCGCTCTTGCGGCGTGCTGTCGGCATGGCGGACCGTCGCTGCAACGTCGCTGCTCTGGCGCAGGATCTTCTCTATTGGGAGGAGGCCCGGCCGCGCTGGTGTTTCCATTACTTTGGGGCCGACGCCCCCAGGGACGACCTCAAGGAGAGCGTTAAATGA
- the cas6e gene encoding type I-E CRISPR-associated protein Cas6/Cse3/CasE has translation MTLYLSRIRLSRSPSAQALSGLLSPPASGPRRSAHHKLLWAAFADGPDRRRDFLWREDHDGDFLTLSERPPQPMDLFEPHQVKDFAPALASGALLDFTLRANATRMKRGGKRVDVVMDALYGLPKGARAAERMIVAGREGKAWLERQGETAGFEVIRAEADDYATEVLPGYRGPRKGQPQFGIVDLSGRIEIGDPAAFLGQLARGFGRAKAFGCGLMLIRRAS, from the coding sequence ATGACCCTCTATCTCAGCCGCATCCGCCTGTCGCGCAGCCCCTCGGCCCAAGCCCTTTCGGGGTTGTTGTCGCCACCCGCTAGCGGCCCGCGCAGATCGGCCCATCACAAGCTTCTTTGGGCCGCCTTCGCCGACGGCCCCGACCGCCGCCGGGATTTTCTCTGGCGGGAAGATCACGACGGCGACTTTCTCACGCTCTCGGAACGACCGCCTCAGCCGATGGATCTGTTTGAGCCGCATCAAGTGAAGGACTTTGCGCCCGCCTTGGCTTCCGGAGCGTTGCTCGACTTTACCTTGCGCGCCAATGCCACGCGGATGAAACGGGGCGGAAAGCGTGTCGACGTGGTGATGGATGCGCTGTACGGACTGCCGAAAGGTGCCCGCGCAGCTGAGCGCATGATCGTGGCCGGGCGTGAGGGCAAAGCTTGGCTTGAACGGCAGGGCGAGACCGCCGGGTTTGAGGTGATCAGAGCGGAAGCCGACGACTACGCGACCGAGGTGCTGCCGGGCTATCGCGGTCCACGGAAGGGGCAGCCGCAATTCGGGATCGTCGATCTTTCGGGCCGGATTGAAATCGGCGATCCAGCAGCTTTCCTCGGGCAGCTTGCCCGTGGGTTCGGGCGCGCCAAGGCCTTCGGCTGCGGCCTGATGCTGATCCGGCGCGCGTCGTGA